Below is a genomic region from Sulfitobacter sp. OXR-159.
CGGCAAAGGGGTGACCGATTGTGGAAAGCTCCCAATCCAAAACCGCGCGGCAGGCGGTGCCATGGGTATCAAAGATCATGTTGTCGATGCGGTAGTCCCCGTGCACCAATGTGCGCTGCCCGTCATCTTCGGGCAACTCGGCACTCAAGCGCTGCATCAGCGCATCCATATCGGGCTGTGGCTCTGTCTCAGACGCGCGGTACTGCTTTGACCAGCGCCCCACCTGCCGCTCAAAATAGTTGCCCGGCGGGCCATAGTCCGACAGGCCAACCGCGTCGATATCGACCTCATGCAAGGCGGCCAACACGCCGTTCATCTCATCCACGACCGCGCCGCGCTCGGCCGGGGTGAGTTCCGGCAGGGTCGGATCGTTGAAATTGCGGCCCGGAACATGGTCCATGACATAGAACATCGAGCCGATGACGCTCTCATCCTCACAGAGCAGATGCATCGGCGCGACCGGCACCTGACTGTCGGCCAGCGCCCTTTGCACCCGAAACTCCCGGTCCACCGCATGGGCGGATTTCAACAGCGTTCCCGGGGGCTTGCGGCGCAGAAC
It encodes:
- a CDS encoding phosphotransferase family protein, translated to MSTDTQTLDEAAVCHWLEANLPGFAGPLEVTKFQAGQSNPTFLLSTPAHDYVLRRKPPGTLLKSAHAVDREFRVQRALADSQVPVAPMHLLCEDESVIGSMFYVMDHVPGRNFNDPTLPELTPAERGAVVDEMNGVLAALHEVDIDAVGLSDYGPPGNYFERQVGRWSKQYRASETEPQPDMDALMQRLSAELPEDDGQRTLVHGDYRIDNMIFDTHGTACRAVLDWELSTIGHPFADLAAVIMQWQMPVGAEGRGLAGVDRKALGLPTDAEFIAAYCRRRGLKGIDNFGYYLAFCFFRMAAIIQGVLKRALEGNASNPEYGLKLGQYVPVFARHGLEALDRDR